A genomic stretch from Desulfurococcaceae archaeon MEX13E-LK6-19 includes:
- a CDS encoding phenylalanine--tRNA ligase subunit beta: protein MPVIEVARWDLDRLVGRKLSDDEIIDLLPRVKCEIEELDSEKVSYEAPHDRPDLFSAEGLGRALRLLLGIGLGDFVFEDNGVKCFNKGVPKRPYIAFAIVEDLELDDEAIRQLFNLQEKLHITYARNRRKASIGLYDLDKIKLPVYYELVDPDETKFVPLDDTRLLSLREILKETEKGRIYGHLIADWEKYPILRDSEGNILSLPPIINAEENKVTPDTRRVLIDSTGLDPRIVVDMVTIMATSVAERSKTRRIIFVDTIMPTGEAIRAPRSKGVTVELKYSDASSIIGIELEAPRIINALKKMGYKIVESSGEKVVAEAPPYRIDVMEWIDLVEDVAMAIGYDVIGSAATKLPPATHPGRRHPLEYLSSLMRTLFIGMGFSEVANYMMSNPWIQNQVFEDDKPLITVSNPKMEKYTCLRRWLTPGLLEVIVFNSGRKKELRLFEIGDVAIVDPTADTGARIERRVGFAITHEKTTLTDGLAVIRTLFETLKIDYKLVKKKIKGLLEPRTASIIVEGKEVGFVGEVDPRVLVKLGIETPVVVGEIILNKLLDLVK, encoded by the coding sequence ATGCCTGTAATCGAGGTTGCTAGATGGGATCTTGATAGACTTGTTGGTCGAAAGCTTAGTGACGACGAGATAATTGATCTACTACCACGTGTTAAATGTGAAATAGAAGAACTTGACTCTGAGAAAGTATCTTATGAAGCCCCTCATGACCGCCCGGACTTGTTTAGTGCTGAAGGACTCGGCAGGGCTTTGAGGTTACTGCTTGGTATTGGCCTTGGTGATTTTGTTTTCGAAGACAATGGCGTTAAGTGTTTTAACAAAGGTGTCCCAAAGAGACCCTATATTGCTTTCGCTATCGTGGAGGATCTCGAGCTTGATGACGAGGCTATAAGGCAGTTGTTTAACCTACAGGAAAAGCTCCATATAACTTATGCTAGGAATCGTAGGAAAGCTAGTATTGGACTATATGACCTCGATAAGATCAAGCTCCCAGTCTACTATGAACTCGTGGATCCCGATGAGACGAAGTTTGTTCCTCTTGATGATACTCGTCTGTTGAGTTTAAGAGAGATCCTAAAGGAGACGGAGAAAGGCAGGATCTATGGACACTTGATTGCTGACTGGGAGAAATACCCTATTCTACGTGATAGCGAGGGCAATATTCTCTCACTACCACCCATAATAAACGCTGAGGAAAACAAGGTCACCCCAGATACAAGGAGAGTGCTAATCGACTCAACAGGTCTTGACCCAAGGATAGTTGTTGACATGGTCACCATAATGGCTACAAGTGTAGCCGAGAGAAGCAAGACTAGAAGAATAATATTCGTCGACACCATAATGCCTACAGGTGAAGCCATCAGAGCTCCGCGCAGCAAAGGTGTTACTGTTGAGCTAAAGTATAGCGATGCTTCGTCTATTATAGGTATTGAACTAGAGGCGCCAAGAATTATTAATGCACTCAAGAAAATGGGGTACAAGATCGTCGAATCTAGTGGGGAGAAAGTAGTTGCTGAAGCACCACCATACCGTATAGATGTTATGGAGTGGATTGATCTTGTCGAAGACGTGGCTATGGCTATAGGATACGATGTAATAGGCTCTGCTGCAACAAAACTGCCGCCAGCAACACATCCAGGTCGTAGACATCCTCTAGAGTACTTGTCGTCACTAATGAGGACACTATTTATTGGAATGGGGTTCTCGGAAGTAGCCAACTACATGATGAGCAATCCATGGATCCAGAACCAGGTTTTCGAAGACGACAAGCCACTGATAACGGTATCGAACCCGAAAATGGAGAAATACACTTGTCTACGTAGATGGCTTACACCCGGGCTACTGGAAGTCATAGTGTTCAATAGTGGGAGAAAGAAGGAGCTCAGACTCTTCGAGATAGGAGATGTAGCAATAGTGGATCCAACAGCTGATACCGGGGCGAGAATAGAGCGTAGAGTAGGATTCGCTATAACGCATGAGAAGACTACACTAACCGATGGACTAGCTGTCATAAGGACTCTATTTGAAACACTAAAAATAGACTATAAACTTGTGAAAAAGAAGATTAAGGGACTACTTGAACCTAGAACGGCATCAATTATAGTTGAGGGAAAGGAAGTAGGGTTTGTAGGTGAAGTAGATCCACGTGTACTAGTAAAACTAGGGATAGAAACACCTGTTGTAGTAGGAGAAATAATTTTAAACAAACTACTTGACTTAGTTAAATAA
- a CDS encoding DUF47 family protein encodes MNKIKPLLFSYLEKIQDTVSSFEDAVSMLNGMRTGEARVKLADSMRSEKDADKIRRKIIDHLEKEQVEPEFKEDFFHLIKRVDLIADWVKEAARELTIMPYLEIPAPIREKLEELISKVEELSKRVVKAITMFIEGKYNEARKLIDEIEVLEEEADEINVTIRGMLLDYADQIKPYSLAILIQEFNTDLEEAADACEDAGDYIRALIVQYSTKS; translated from the coding sequence ATTAATAAGATAAAGCCTCTCTTATTCTCCTATCTGGAGAAAATCCAAGATACCGTCTCTAGCTTCGAAGACGCTGTATCAATGCTTAACGGAATGCGTACAGGTGAGGCACGCGTAAAACTAGCTGACTCGATGAGAAGCGAGAAAGATGCCGACAAGATTCGTAGGAAGATAATAGATCATTTGGAGAAAGAACAAGTAGAACCAGAATTTAAAGAAGATTTCTTCCACCTCATAAAGAGAGTAGATTTAATCGCTGACTGGGTTAAAGAGGCAGCACGTGAATTAACGATAATGCCTTACCTAGAGATCCCTGCTCCCATAAGGGAGAAACTAGAGGAACTCATATCGAAAGTAGAAGAATTATCCAAGAGAGTTGTCAAAGCAATAACAATGTTTATCGAAGGCAAATACAATGAGGCGAGGAAACTAATTGACGAGATAGAAGTCCTCGAGGAAGAAGCCGACGAAATAAACGTTACAATAAGAGGAATGCTCCTAGACTATGCTGACCAGATAAAACCATATTCACTAGCAATACTGATACAAGAATTCAACACAGACCTAGAAGAAGCAGCAGATGCCTGCGAGGACGCTGGCGACTACATTAGAGCACTAATAGTACAATATTCAACAAAATCGTGA
- a CDS encoding ATP-binding protein, which translates to MKNIIYHFFNYSQGKYENAMADGVRQLLLVLIAGGPCTGKTTLVKGLSEELQKRGYSVYVIVDWAREIIREEKKKGDKGILPWTNRVLFEEKVVEKHLEEYVKLTKGLVKADIVLEDGGGFVAKAYCSVDNVPVPEIYNDLLKYKDLVDLVLLTTEAPFYTTDAERWEDKVYAKRIHDAIIKLHKELFRNKTVEIPYMDDVGKRVDRALKIVIEHYTRKNKQR; encoded by the coding sequence ATGAAAAACATTATATATCACTTCTTCAACTACTCCCAAGGGAAATACGAAAACGCCATGGCTGACGGTGTTAGACAATTGCTCCTTGTACTCATAGCAGGAGGCCCTTGTACCGGGAAGACTACACTGGTCAAGGGACTCTCTGAGGAACTCCAGAAGAGAGGATATAGTGTTTATGTCATAGTGGATTGGGCTAGGGAGATTATTAGAGAAGAGAAAAAGAAGGGAGATAAAGGCATACTTCCGTGGACCAACAGGGTTTTGTTCGAGGAAAAAGTTGTTGAGAAACACTTAGAGGAATACGTGAAATTAACTAAAGGCCTTGTGAAAGCTGATATTGTTCTCGAAGACGGAGGCGGGTTCGTGGCAAAAGCATATTGCAGTGTAGACAACGTACCTGTTCCAGAGATATACAATGATCTTTTAAAGTATAAAGATCTTGTAGACCTGGTGTTGCTCACAACAGAAGCACCATTCTATACTACCGACGCTGAAAGATGGGAAGACAAAGTCTATGCGAAGAGAATACATGATGCAATAATAAAACTGCATAAGGAACTGTTTCGAAATAAGACTGTCGAGATACCCTACATGGATGACGTTGGAAAACGTGTAGATAGAGCACTAAAAATAGTTATTGAACACTATACTAGAAAGAATAAACAACGCTAA
- a CDS encoding THUMP domain-containing protein: MSSTFNLIVTHEPGPDNYRYVVSILREIIPDLVLVDTGPAVLLFKVKDPYSVVEELSKNKDKLNMVYRVIPVDRVTEAYVETVAEEASKLAEEKIPKDKTYRISLRGRLYWKETKMPAHSLDAIKVIAEKIDRTVSLTHPDYVVYIRSLRLYRSRRVAAITVTTPDKILSLASGKP; the protein is encoded by the coding sequence TTGAGTAGTACCTTCAACCTTATAGTAACACATGAGCCTGGACCCGATAACTACCGGTACGTCGTTAGCATCTTACGGGAAATAATACCCGATCTCGTACTCGTTGATACTGGTCCAGCAGTACTTTTGTTTAAAGTAAAGGACCCTTATAGTGTTGTCGAAGAACTCTCTAAGAATAAGGATAAACTAAACATGGTCTATAGAGTTATACCTGTTGATAGAGTCACGGAGGCTTATGTTGAGACGGTGGCTGAAGAAGCCTCAAAGCTTGCTGAAGAAAAGATACCCAAAGACAAGACGTATAGGATCTCGCTTAGAGGCAGGCTGTATTGGAAGGAGACAAAGATGCCTGCCCACAGTCTCGACGCGATCAAGGTTATAGCAGAGAAAATAGATAGAACAGTAAGTCTTACACATCCAGACTACGTTGTGTACATAAGAAGTCTTAGGCTATATAGATCACGTAGAGTAGCAGCAATAACAGTGACTACTCCAGATAAAATACTATCGCTAGCCTCGGGCAAACCATGA
- a CDS encoding ZPR1 zinc finger domain-containing protein — MSGSNTSVNELEKILEYEIECPMCRTQMKVEEYLYNMPMVGKVLIASGRCRECGYRFNDVRLAEPRGPRRIIYRVEQPGDENALVIRASTASIRIPELGIEITPGPASTGYITTVEGILMDVLEKVEFLCSTGEASKEKCEEVKKAIREAMDARKKFTLIIEDPEGVSAILSDKAVIEAYTQEEAAGDE; from the coding sequence ATGTCAGGTAGTAATACATCGGTTAATGAACTAGAGAAAATACTTGAGTACGAAATAGAGTGTCCTATGTGCAGGACCCAGATGAAAGTAGAAGAATACCTGTATAACATGCCTATGGTGGGGAAAGTCCTGATAGCCAGTGGGAGATGCAGAGAGTGTGGATACAGATTCAATGATGTACGTTTAGCAGAGCCACGTGGTCCCAGAAGAATAATCTATAGGGTTGAGCAGCCAGGTGATGAAAACGCTCTCGTGATAAGGGCTTCTACAGCATCAATAAGAATACCCGAGCTAGGAATAGAAATCACGCCTGGCCCAGCGTCCACAGGCTATATAACGACTGTTGAAGGAATACTAATGGATGTTCTCGAGAAAGTAGAATTCCTGTGTTCCACAGGTGAGGCATCTAAGGAGAAATGTGAAGAAGTCAAGAAAGCTATAAGAGAAGCCATGGACGCGAGAAAGAAGTTTACACTCATAATAGAAGATCCCGAAGGTGTTTCAGCAATATTATCAGACAAAGCTGTTATAGAGGCCTACACACAAGAAGAAGCAGCGGGTGATGAGTGA
- a CDS encoding NAD-dependent deacylase: MSQNNIINKVAEIIIRSKYCIAFTGAGISAESGIPTFRGRDGLWKKYRPEDLATPEAFARNPVLVWEWYKWRMEIVFKAKPNRAHIALAELEKMGLLKCVITQNVDGLHREAGSRCIVELHGSIRRVKCIECDYKSVVDKPPEEIPPKCPMCGGLLRPDVVWFGEPLPEDEWRKAVEHASRADTVLVIGTSGVVYPAAYIPYLVKENNGIVVEVNIDDTPITRIADYVLRGKAGEVLWSILEAVKALYRK, translated from the coding sequence TTGTCGCAAAACAACATCATAAATAAGGTGGCAGAGATCATTATTAGGTCAAAATACTGTATAGCCTTTACTGGTGCAGGGATCTCTGCTGAAAGCGGTATACCTACTTTCCGTGGCCGTGATGGATTGTGGAAGAAGTATAGGCCAGAGGATCTCGCTACACCCGAGGCTTTCGCAAGAAACCCTGTTCTGGTATGGGAGTGGTATAAGTGGAGAATGGAGATAGTGTTCAAGGCGAAGCCTAACAGAGCCCATATCGCTCTCGCTGAGCTTGAGAAAATGGGTTTACTCAAATGTGTTATCACACAAAACGTTGATGGCCTCCATAGGGAGGCTGGTTCCAGGTGTATCGTAGAGCTTCATGGTAGTATAAGGAGGGTTAAGTGTATCGAATGTGATTATAAGAGTGTTGTTGATAAGCCACCAGAGGAGATCCCGCCTAAGTGTCCTATGTGCGGTGGGCTATTGCGCCCAGATGTTGTCTGGTTTGGAGAGCCTTTGCCAGAGGATGAGTGGAGGAAAGCTGTCGAGCATGCATCAAGAGCTGATACCGTACTAGTCATCGGTACTAGTGGTGTTGTCTATCCAGCAGCTTACATACCATATCTAGTTAAGGAGAACAATGGTATTGTAGTAGAGGTCAATATAGATGATACCCCTATAACTAGGATTGCCGATTATGTGTTGAGAGGAAAAGCAGGTGAAGTACTTTGGAGTATACTCGAGGCAGTTAAGGCTCTTTACAGAAAATAG
- a CDS encoding radical SAM protein, whose product MSETRRKYTFGPVPSRRLGLSLGVNNIPFKHCSYSCIYCQAGETINLIIDRREFYDPYEISSEVINVVDKLEKKPDYITFVPDGEPTLDINLGKEAELIKESINIPLAILTNSSLLYRDDVRRDLMIFDLVSLKIDTVYEQTFKKINRPHKELSLKRILEGIVIFSDEYKGTIITETMLVADVNTHVKEYLGIAEFLKKIKVSRAYIMIPTRPPALKWVKPPADNEVITAYDVFVEKLGRDKVYLTTSYEGTGFVVSSRDFINEIMNIISVHPLRLDYFEELARQKRIDPKKILDMVLKQGLVELVEYGEHKFLVKKR is encoded by the coding sequence ATGAGTGAGACGAGGAGAAAATACACCTTCGGACCTGTTCCGTCGAGAAGACTAGGGCTATCACTGGGAGTCAATAACATTCCATTTAAGCACTGTAGTTATTCGTGCATATACTGCCAAGCTGGTGAAACAATTAATTTAATCATAGATCGAAGAGAATTCTATGATCCCTATGAGATCTCCTCAGAAGTAATAAATGTTGTAGATAAACTTGAGAAAAAACCCGATTATATAACGTTTGTTCCAGATGGAGAACCAACACTTGATATAAATCTTGGTAAGGAGGCCGAGCTTATTAAGGAATCAATAAATATTCCATTAGCAATACTGACGAATTCATCGCTATTGTATAGAGATGATGTACGAAGGGATCTCATGATTTTTGATTTGGTATCACTGAAAATCGATACTGTTTACGAGCAAACTTTCAAAAAGATAAATAGACCACATAAAGAATTATCTCTAAAAAGAATTCTTGAAGGCATAGTGATTTTCTCTGACGAATACAAGGGTACGATCATTACTGAGACAATGCTTGTTGCAGACGTTAATACTCATGTAAAAGAGTACTTGGGTATTGCTGAGTTCCTAAAGAAAATCAAGGTAAGCAGAGCATACATAATGATCCCAACGAGACCCCCTGCTTTAAAATGGGTTAAACCGCCAGCAGACAACGAAGTAATTACTGCTTATGATGTTTTTGTTGAAAAACTTGGTAGAGACAAAGTATACTTGACTACATCTTATGAGGGAACAGGTTTTGTTGTATCTTCAAGAGACTTCATTAATGAAATAATGAACATTATATCTGTTCATCCGCTTAGACTTGACTATTTCGAAGAACTGGCTCGACAGAAAAGAATTGACCCTAAGAAAATACTCGACATGGTTTTGAAGCAGGGTTTAGTTGAACTAGTTGAGTATGGTGAACACAAGTTCCTGGTAAAGAAGAGATAG
- a CDS encoding beta-propeller domain-containing protein, producing the protein MAVFSRVILSVVLVTLVVVSVFIILLGQLEVGSEEGSKKDTGCVLKSFSSYSELTRFLLENTRYASIFSQLWRTHENTMVYGVLQAATPAEALSSRSAGVKSPVYSQTNVQVQGVDEPEIVKTDGYYIYFAKKNIVYIIKSYPVNETKIVSSINIAEFLGDRIKSGYHVVGLFVDNDKLVVIVTVYQIYISAPSIIIDVRSSSYIETPTTMLLVFNISDKSNPRQLLVKEVDGYYFTARLLNSTVYLITRKYIGYYSEDELAYAIPVYDGKYLPPTKIYMLQSPYKDYYNSYTIILAVNLETLDADVKAILMPSSSWVYVSLNNVYLIAYRSFHNEIKREIMDMLQDIMADKLGLLPPVDPLIIIEEYSKLDPSERQEILKTIEEEINEIYVNKSISGSTIYKFRLNNTQVDFVAQATIPGSVRDQFSMDEYNGYFRVATTSSTIKKIKVDEITLHYGYKSSGSGASLKLLYPHIVTTTTINNIYVLDDNLEIKGSIEGLEPGERIYSTRFIGDLCFLVTYRRIDPLYAIDLSNPEDPKVLGFLKTLGFSEYLHPINDSLLLGIGYEADEEGRILGLKVSLYNISDPMNITEVSKLVYEHAWSPVLYDYRIFVYNPYMNYIMFPATINLINATRIVGQQHQTSKLLYAEGILVIELNKSKLQEKCFIAHGDWDLVRSLYVDKYIVVVSYSKILFIDYETLKILAEIALP; encoded by the coding sequence ATGGCTGTGTTTAGTAGAGTTATTTTGTCAGTAGTATTAGTAACGCTGGTTGTTGTATCGGTGTTTATTATATTGCTTGGCCAACTAGAGGTAGGCTCGGAGGAGGGAAGTAAGAAGGATACTGGTTGTGTTCTCAAGAGTTTTAGTTCCTATAGCGAGCTTACAAGATTTCTACTTGAAAACACTAGGTACGCTAGTATTTTCTCTCAATTATGGCGGACTCATGAGAACACTATGGTCTACGGAGTACTTCAAGCGGCTACTCCAGCGGAAGCACTAAGTTCAAGAAGTGCTGGAGTCAAGTCCCCGGTTTATTCCCAAACAAATGTTCAGGTACAGGGTGTTGATGAACCTGAGATCGTTAAAACAGATGGCTACTATATATACTTCGCCAAGAAGAACATCGTGTATATTATAAAATCGTACCCGGTAAATGAGACGAAAATAGTGTCAAGTATTAATATAGCGGAGTTCTTGGGTGATCGTATAAAAAGCGGGTATCATGTAGTGGGCTTGTTTGTAGATAATGATAAACTAGTAGTAATAGTTACAGTGTATCAAATCTACATTTCTGCTCCAAGCATTATAATTGATGTAAGGTCTTCTAGTTATATTGAGACACCAACAACGATGCTATTGGTATTCAATATTTCCGATAAGAGTAATCCTAGACAACTATTGGTAAAGGAGGTTGATGGATACTACTTTACTGCTCGTCTTCTCAACAGTACTGTCTACTTGATAACAAGAAAATATATTGGATACTATAGTGAAGACGAGCTAGCGTATGCTATACCAGTATACGATGGGAAATACTTGCCGCCAACAAAAATATACATGCTGCAATCACCGTACAAAGACTACTATAATAGTTATACAATTATACTTGCTGTAAACCTAGAGACCCTTGATGCTGATGTAAAAGCTATCCTTATGCCGAGTAGTAGCTGGGTCTATGTTTCTCTTAACAACGTGTATCTTATAGCCTACAGGAGTTTCCATAATGAAATAAAACGCGAAATAATGGATATGCTGCAAGATATTATGGCAGATAAATTGGGATTGCTACCACCAGTAGACCCTCTGATCATTATCGAAGAGTATAGTAAACTGGATCCTAGCGAGAGACAAGAAATACTCAAGACCATCGAGGAGGAAATCAATGAAATCTATGTGAATAAGAGTATTAGTGGCTCTACAATATACAAGTTTAGGCTAAACAATACACAAGTAGACTTTGTAGCACAAGCAACAATACCCGGTAGTGTGCGAGACCAGTTCTCTATGGATGAATACAATGGATACTTTAGAGTAGCCACAACATCGAGTACAATTAAAAAGATCAAGGTAGACGAGATAACACTTCACTATGGTTATAAGTCCAGCGGTTCAGGAGCATCACTAAAATTACTTTACCCACACATCGTGACCACTACTACTATTAATAACATCTATGTTCTTGACGACAACCTAGAGATTAAAGGTTCCATAGAAGGGCTTGAACCCGGGGAAAGAATATATTCAACGAGATTCATAGGCGACCTTTGTTTCCTAGTGACTTACAGGAGAATAGACCCCTTGTACGCAATAGACCTTAGCAACCCCGAGGATCCTAAGGTACTTGGTTTCCTAAAGACTCTCGGTTTCAGTGAGTATTTGCACCCAATAAACGATAGCTTACTGCTAGGTATAGGATATGAAGCAGATGAGGAAGGGCGTATTCTAGGTCTAAAGGTAAGCCTCTATAACATAAGTGATCCCATGAATATAACCGAGGTCTCAAAACTCGTCTACGAACACGCTTGGTCTCCTGTACTATACGACTATAGGATATTTGTCTACAACCCCTACATGAACTACATTATGTTCCCAGCTACGATAAACCTAATTAATGCGACAAGAATTGTTGGTCAGCAACACCAGACCAGTAAGCTATTATATGCAGAGGGAATACTAGTCATAGAGCTGAACAAGAGCAAACTCCAGGAGAAATGCTTTATAGCACACGGTGACTGGGATCTAGTTAGATCGCTGTACGTAGATAAGTACATAGTGGTTGTAAGCTACAGCAAAATATTATTCATAGACTACGAAACACTGAAGATACTGGCTGAAATAGCATTGCCGTAA